The DNA region AACTGATTGTGTACGTCCTTTTTTTCGAGGTCAAGATAGAATTGATGGGGCCGTTAAAGAGATCCTTTTTGTTTATAAAACTATTATTGGTAGTGCCAATGCGCCTGCAACATATACTATAGAGCTGAATAATGTTGAGCTTAATTTTATGCAGCAAGGACGCTATCCAGGAGTTGACTCCAAACATCCTCTTTATGACACGCCTATTATTGAAGCAGCTCACGCAGATTCGGCATTGTGTCTAAAAGCTACGGGTGGGGCTCCTCAAATAAATATGTGTGGACCTCTAGATTTAGGTAAGGATAATCATGGGATAGTAAAATTAAATGATGGTTCGCCTGTTGAGCATAGTTTCTTAACAATTCGTCCTTTCTCAGGTTCAGGAATACATCCAGCAGTAGATAAGTCAGTTGCAACATTAGGTACTAAGGATCATCAGTTAAAAAGCTTAGTAGTCTATCCAGGAGCGCTCTTGGCCGCAGACTATCATGCTTATTCGTACGAAAATCTTAATCATCATGCCGTAGCCCAGGTGGGGGAGGATTCTGTATTGCATGATGTGGCATAAATTATTATATACTACTCTGATATGAATTTGCATGCGTTGTTACTCAATACTCTCCTAGATTTTACTAGGCTTCGCTCCATCGGCCGCAGCAAAATCATCTGAGAGGAGGAGAGTTTACTCCCATTCTTTGAATATTAATAAACTCTCCTACTTAACTGGTAGGGGAGTTTATTAATAGCCTTCCTGCATAAGTCTAAAATAAAATCTAATTCTTGAAGTAAAAGCAGTATACATTAGACCTCTTGCATAACCTAAAGATAATTGAAGAATTTTTAGGAGAAACGAAGTCGAGTACCGCAGCGTACATAGACGTACGTGAGGAACAGAGAGGAGTTTCGACGACAAAATTACCAATTAGATTAGGTTATGCAAGAGGTCTATTTTATCATGGACTCACGTGCTCACGTATAGCTTAGGCTATTATGATACATACATGATAGTATGCGGGAAGCATAGTAGTCATGCATACTTGAAGATAAATACCCTGTACGCACCTTAATGGACTATACTATACTAG from Candidatus Tisiphia endosymbiont of Beris chalybata includes:
- a CDS encoding palindromic element RPE1 domain-containing protein — translated: MHNLKIIEEFLGETKSSTAAYIDVREEQRGVSTTKLPIRLGYARGLFYHGLTCSRIA